One window of the Rufibacter radiotolerans genome contains the following:
- a CDS encoding RNA polymerase sigma factor — MEDKEILEKFQNPDSRNLAFNQLVRKYQQKVYWHVRKMVIDHDDADDLTQEVFVKVWTHLDGFRKDSQLYTWIYRIATNECLNFLSAKKKRFFLPIHDVAAELAEKLDSTDSLSGDEIQLKLQKALLKLPDKQRLVFNMKYYDELKYEEISEILGTSVGALKASYHIAVKKIEEFLKKD; from the coding sequence TTGGAAGACAAAGAGATATTAGAGAAATTCCAGAATCCAGACTCCAGAAACCTGGCCTTCAATCAGTTGGTGCGCAAGTATCAGCAGAAGGTGTATTGGCACGTGCGCAAGATGGTCATTGACCATGATGACGCCGATGACCTGACCCAGGAGGTGTTTGTGAAAGTCTGGACCCACTTGGACGGCTTCCGGAAAGACTCCCAACTCTACACCTGGATCTACCGTATCGCCACCAATGAATGCCTCAATTTCCTAAGCGCCAAAAAAAAGCGGTTCTTTCTCCCCATTCATGATGTGGCCGCTGAGCTCGCCGAGAAACTGGACTCCACCGATTCCCTTTCCGGTGATGAGATCCAACTCAAACTGCAGAAGGCCCTTCTCAAGCTACCAGACAAGCAGCGTCTGGTCTTTAACATGAAATACTATGATGAGTTGAAGTATGAGGAAATCTCTGAGATTCTGGGTACTTCCGTGGGGGCGTTAAAGGCCTCTTATCATATTGCGGTAAAGAAAATTGAAGAATTTTTGAAAAAAGATTAA
- a CDS encoding transketolase, with protein sequence MNPFKYETEQLLDVAQQVRRDIVRMVHAVNSGHPGGSLGCTEFLVSLYFRQMTHNPSFKMDGIGEDLFFLSNGHISPVWYSVLARAGYFDVAELATFRKLNSRLQGHPATEENLPGIRIASGSLGQGPSVAIGAAQVKKLNNDDKLVYVLTGDGELEEGQVWEAAMYAAHHKVDNLIWTVDYNGQQIDGPVDAIMSLGNLRLKFESFGCKVIHCENGNDFDQLVPVLEEAKSLTGQGKPVVLLMNTQMGYGVDFMMGSHKWHGVAPNDAQLQDALVQLKTTLNDY encoded by the coding sequence ATGAATCCATTCAAATACGAAACGGAACAACTGCTGGACGTAGCCCAACAAGTACGCCGTGACATCGTGCGTATGGTGCACGCGGTTAACTCTGGTCACCCAGGCGGCTCTTTGGGTTGCACAGAATTCCTGGTATCGCTGTATTTCCGGCAGATGACGCACAATCCCTCCTTTAAGATGGATGGCATTGGCGAAGACCTGTTCTTCCTTTCCAATGGCCACATCTCCCCGGTTTGGTACAGCGTGCTGGCCCGCGCCGGTTATTTTGACGTAGCCGAACTGGCCACGTTCCGTAAGCTCAATTCCCGCCTGCAAGGCCACCCGGCCACCGAGGAAAACCTTCCCGGCATCCGGATCGCGTCTGGCTCTTTAGGCCAGGGTCCTTCTGTGGCCATTGGCGCCGCCCAGGTGAAGAAACTGAACAATGATGACAAACTGGTGTATGTGCTAACCGGCGACGGGGAGTTGGAGGAAGGCCAGGTATGGGAAGCCGCCATGTATGCCGCCCACCACAAAGTTGACAACCTAATCTGGACGGTAGACTACAACGGCCAGCAGATTGACGGCCCCGTAGACGCCATCATGAGCCTGGGCAACCTGCGCCTTAAGTTTGAGTCGTTTGGCTGCAAGGTTATTCACTGCGAGAACGGCAATGACTTTGACCAACTGGTTCCGGTGCTGGAAGAAGCCAAAAGCCTGACCGGCCAGGGCAAGCCCGTAGTGCTTTTAATGAATACCCAAATGGGCTATGGCGTTGACTTTATGATGGGCTCGCACAAATGGCACGGCGTGGCGCCGAATGACGCCCAGCTTCAGGATGCCCTGGTACAGCTGAAAACCACTCTCAACGATTATTAA
- a CDS encoding transketolase family protein: protein MKDFPYSESKDTRSGFGAGLLELGRTNPNVVALCADLIGSLKMGDFQKEFPERFFQVGIAEANMIGLAAGMTIGGKIPFTGTFANFSTGRVYDQIRQSVAYSGKNVKICASHAGLTLGEDGATHQILEDVGMMKMLPHMTVINPCDYNQTKAATLAIAEHEGPVYLRFGRPVVPNFTPADQKFEIGKGVMLNEGKDVTILATGHLVWKAILAGKLLAEQGIDAEIINIHTIKPLDAQAILASAEKTGCVVTAEEHQLNGGLGESVARLLAQQLPLPLELVGVDDTFGESGTPEQLMEKYGLNEQSIVEAAKRAISRKK from the coding sequence ATGAAGGACTTCCCTTACTCAGAATCAAAAGATACCCGCTCCGGTTTCGGGGCCGGCCTGTTAGAGCTTGGCCGTACCAACCCCAATGTAGTGGCGCTCTGCGCCGATTTGATCGGTTCCCTGAAAATGGGCGATTTCCAGAAAGAGTTTCCTGAGCGTTTCTTTCAGGTAGGCATTGCTGAGGCCAACATGATTGGTCTGGCCGCCGGTATGACCATTGGGGGCAAGATCCCTTTCACGGGCACCTTCGCCAACTTCTCCACCGGCCGCGTGTATGACCAGATCCGTCAGTCAGTGGCGTATTCCGGTAAAAACGTGAAGATCTGCGCCTCGCACGCTGGGTTAACTCTGGGCGAAGACGGCGCCACGCACCAGATCCTGGAAGACGTGGGCATGATGAAAATGCTCCCGCACATGACCGTAATCAACCCCTGTGACTACAACCAGACCAAAGCCGCTACCTTAGCTATTGCAGAGCATGAAGGCCCAGTGTACCTGCGCTTCGGCCGCCCGGTGGTGCCTAACTTCACCCCCGCTGACCAGAAGTTTGAGATTGGCAAAGGCGTGATGCTCAATGAAGGCAAAGACGTGACCATTCTGGCCACTGGCCACTTGGTTTGGAAAGCCATTCTAGCCGGCAAGTTGCTGGCAGAACAAGGCATTGACGCCGAGATCATCAACATCCACACCATTAAGCCCTTAGACGCCCAGGCTATTCTGGCCTCAGCAGAAAAAACCGGCTGCGTGGTAACCGCCGAAGAACACCAGTTGAACGGTGGCTTAGGAGAGTCTGTGGCCCGCCTGTTGGCCCAACAGTTACCTCTGCCTTTAGAATTGGTGGGCGTAGATGACACCTTCGGTGAAAGCGGAACCCCAGAGCAATTGATGGAGAAATACGGCCTTAATGAGCAAAGCATTGTAGAAGCCGCCAAGCGCGCTATCTCCCGCAAAAAATAA
- a CDS encoding M23 family metallopeptidase — translation MKLNRFKALLVAFLLGGSGAAVGQQAPATTAPFSASPFLFPVKPGTQNFLSGSMGEIRPNHFHGGIDIKTDGRIGLPIYAAADGYISRVKVSSYGYGNLIYVTHPGGLVTTYAHLNHFVPALAEHMLQLQYQKKAFEVETTFTETQFPVKKGDVIAYSGNTGGSGGPHLHFEVRDQKNNLLNPLRYGFSEIADQVPPTIYNFALTPQSIDARVKGEFVRREFTPVKKDGFYMLPDTLSAAGLLGMEIQAVDQYDGAANNNGVQSMELKVNGQTIYRHTIDGVPFEKQRQVSAHINYPVLKLNNRAFQRLYVADGNSLPIYEMGVNRGRMKIEEGKVYEVVAELQDSYKNVSQLKFYIKGAPSSFQVLGTPAKVAKPKITYDVMESILKITAADTAREKRNLDLFIGNYKYALLPSYTSAAGSVYLYNMIGGLPDSVDLTGTKVRFPFNQLVPPGAELFYSNRFIDITFPEQSLFDTLYLQTNRDANDVFSINNPLTTLYQPAKITIRPAMLPADKSKAAVYAQGWGKSAGFLGGTWNGDAITFYAKDLGKFKILSDTVAPTVKLVQKSPKQISFQIRDNLSGISSWHCEVNGQWLLLKWEHKNATLTSERLDKTVPLAGEVVLRVKDAMGNEAMYTTKI, via the coding sequence TTGAAGTTAAATAGATTCAAGGCGTTATTAGTAGCTTTTCTGCTGGGTGGCAGCGGTGCCGCCGTGGGCCAGCAGGCCCCTGCTACTACCGCCCCTTTTTCCGCTAGTCCGTTTTTGTTCCCGGTAAAGCCGGGCACGCAGAATTTCCTTTCGGGGAGCATGGGCGAGATCAGGCCCAACCACTTCCACGGGGGTATTGACATCAAGACCGATGGCAGGATAGGACTTCCTATTTATGCCGCCGCCGATGGGTACATTTCACGCGTGAAGGTTTCCAGCTACGGCTACGGTAATCTGATTTACGTGACCCACCCCGGAGGCCTGGTGACCACCTACGCCCACCTCAACCATTTCGTGCCGGCCCTTGCCGAGCACATGCTGCAGCTGCAGTACCAGAAAAAAGCCTTTGAGGTGGAGACCACGTTCACAGAAACCCAATTCCCGGTAAAGAAAGGCGATGTGATCGCTTACTCCGGCAACACCGGTGGCTCTGGCGGCCCGCACCTGCACTTTGAGGTACGTGACCAGAAAAATAACCTGCTAAACCCGCTGCGCTACGGGTTCTCTGAGATTGCAGACCAGGTGCCGCCTACCATCTACAATTTCGCGCTTACGCCCCAGAGCATAGACGCCCGGGTGAAAGGTGAATTTGTGCGCCGGGAGTTCACCCCGGTCAAGAAAGACGGCTTCTATATGCTGCCAGACACGCTGTCGGCGGCCGGTTTGCTGGGTATGGAGATCCAGGCCGTAGACCAGTATGACGGGGCCGCTAACAACAACGGGGTGCAGTCCATGGAACTGAAGGTAAACGGCCAGACCATTTACCGGCATACCATTGACGGCGTGCCTTTTGAGAAACAACGGCAGGTATCGGCGCACATCAATTACCCGGTTCTCAAGCTTAACAACCGGGCTTTCCAACGGCTTTACGTGGCAGACGGCAACTCCCTGCCTATCTATGAAATGGGGGTAAACCGCGGCCGCATGAAAATTGAGGAAGGCAAAGTATATGAAGTGGTGGCTGAACTGCAGGACTCCTACAAGAACGTCTCGCAGCTTAAGTTTTATATTAAGGGAGCACCAAGCTCGTTCCAGGTGCTGGGCACGCCCGCCAAGGTGGCAAAGCCCAAGATCACCTATGACGTGATGGAGAGCATTCTCAAGATCACGGCCGCAGATACCGCGCGGGAAAAACGCAACTTGGACCTGTTTATTGGCAATTACAAATATGCGCTGCTGCCTTCTTACACCAGCGCGGCTGGTTCTGTGTACCTCTACAACATGATTGGCGGCCTACCCGACTCCGTGGACCTGACCGGCACCAAGGTTCGGTTCCCGTTCAACCAATTGGTACCACCCGGCGCAGAGCTTTTTTACTCTAACCGGTTCATAGACATCACTTTCCCGGAACAGTCATTGTTTGATACGCTGTACCTGCAGACCAACCGTGACGCCAATGATGTGTTCTCCATTAACAACCCCTTAACCACGCTGTACCAGCCGGCCAAGATCACTATTAGGCCCGCCATGTTGCCGGCAGATAAATCAAAGGCGGCGGTGTACGCGCAGGGCTGGGGTAAATCGGCGGGCTTTCTGGGCGGAACCTGGAACGGCGACGCCATCACCTTCTATGCGAAGGACCTGGGCAAATTCAAGATCTTGAGTGACACGGTAGCCCCCACGGTAAAACTGGTGCAGAAATCGCCTAAGCAGATCAGTTTCCAGATAAGAGACAACCTTTCAGGCATCTCCTCCTGGCACTGTGAAGTGAATGGCCAGTGGCTTCTCCTGAAATGGGAACACAAAAACGCCACCCTAACCTCTGAGAGATTAGATAAAACAGTACCTTTGGCTGGAGAGGTGGTTTTACGCGTGAAAGATGCCATGGGCAACGAAGCGATGTATACCACTAAGATTTGA
- the bcp gene encoding thioredoxin-dependent thiol peroxidase — MLQIGDQAPDFEVKDQNGNVVRMSDFKGKKVVLYFYPKDDTPGCTAQACNLRDNYDALLAKGFVVLGVSVDDEKSHQKFVQKFDLPFPLLADTEHEIVEKYGVWQEKSMYGRKYMGTMRYTFVVNEEGKIEDIITKVDTKNHTAQLLK, encoded by the coding sequence ATGCTACAAATTGGTGACCAAGCCCCTGATTTTGAGGTAAAAGACCAAAACGGCAACGTGGTGCGGATGAGTGATTTCAAGGGCAAGAAAGTAGTGCTGTATTTCTACCCCAAAGACGACACGCCCGGCTGCACCGCCCAGGCCTGCAACCTCAGAGACAACTATGACGCCCTGCTGGCGAAAGGGTTTGTGGTGCTGGGGGTGAGCGTGGATGATGAGAAATCCCACCAGAAGTTTGTGCAGAAATTTGACCTCCCCTTCCCGCTGCTCGCCGACACGGAGCATGAGATTGTAGAGAAATATGGTGTCTGGCAGGAGAAAAGCATGTACGGCCGCAAATACATGGGCACCATGCGCTACACTTTTGTAGTAAACGAAGAGGGCAAGATTGAAGACATCATCACCAAAGTAGACACCAAAAACCACACGGCGCAGCTGTTAAAATAA
- a CDS encoding vWA domain-containing protein: MTALPAAAQNKQPPPKKTRLLFLLDASGSMLANWETSTRWQVAKTMLARMADSLNTYSNLEIGLRVYGHQSPVNVKNCKDSKLEVAFAPKNAAAIKKKLQLITPKGNTPLTYSLGQAANDFPEDPNGRNVVIIITDGLESCGGDPCAVSLALQKKRVFLKPFIIGLGDDPGYAQQFGCMGQYYNASDIRTFQQVLDNVVSIALKKTTVSVELTDEAGRAVETNVNMTFLNNVTGQPEYNFVHYQASEGKPDQIEIDALLSYDLQVNTLPSVQVRNLDIKPGRHNVIKVKAPQGYLYLRQDAPTAYGSMTAIVRQKGNPAILHTQRFPSQHKYLAGTYEVEVLTLPRIRQTVTIRQGQATPITFAPPGSLNITQDLQGYGSLYLLHKDGTQEWLWNLPEGSSKISLPLQPGRYRVVYRLKTARASKFTDVKDFSINSNLTTTIKLFN, translated from the coding sequence ATGACGGCTTTGCCGGCGGCGGCCCAGAACAAACAACCGCCCCCAAAAAAAACGCGTCTGCTGTTTCTGCTGGATGCCTCGGGCTCTATGCTGGCCAACTGGGAAACCAGTACCCGCTGGCAGGTGGCCAAAACCATGCTGGCCCGTATGGCAGACTCGCTTAACACCTATAGTAACCTTGAGATAGGCTTGCGGGTGTACGGCCACCAAAGCCCGGTGAACGTCAAGAACTGCAAAGACAGTAAGTTGGAGGTGGCCTTTGCGCCAAAGAATGCCGCGGCCATTAAGAAAAAGCTGCAGCTGATTACGCCCAAAGGCAATACCCCTCTCACCTATTCCCTGGGTCAGGCCGCCAATGATTTTCCCGAGGACCCCAATGGCCGTAACGTGGTGATTATCATCACAGACGGGCTAGAGAGCTGCGGCGGCGACCCTTGCGCGGTGTCTCTGGCGCTCCAGAAAAAGAGGGTATTTTTGAAGCCGTTCATCATTGGCCTGGGGGATGATCCCGGTTATGCGCAGCAGTTTGGGTGCATGGGCCAGTACTACAATGCCTCAGACATCAGAACCTTTCAGCAGGTGCTGGATAACGTGGTGAGCATCGCGCTCAAGAAAACCACCGTGTCTGTGGAACTGACAGATGAGGCGGGCCGGGCCGTGGAGACCAATGTGAACATGACCTTCCTCAACAATGTGACCGGCCAGCCGGAGTACAACTTTGTGCACTACCAGGCTTCGGAGGGCAAGCCCGACCAGATTGAGATTGACGCCTTGCTTAGTTATGACCTGCAAGTGAACACCTTGCCGTCCGTACAGGTGCGCAACCTGGACATTAAGCCCGGGCGCCATAATGTGATCAAGGTGAAGGCACCGCAGGGCTATCTGTATTTGCGCCAGGACGCCCCCACCGCCTACGGGTCTATGACGGCCATTGTGCGGCAGAAAGGCAACCCGGCCATTCTGCATACCCAGCGGTTCCCCAGCCAGCACAAGTACCTGGCCGGCACCTATGAGGTAGAGGTACTTACCCTGCCGCGCATTAGGCAGACCGTGACCATCAGGCAAGGCCAGGCCACGCCCATCACCTTTGCGCCGCCTGGTTCCTTGAACATTACCCAGGACCTGCAAGGGTACGGCAGTCTGTACCTGCTGCACAAAGACGGTACCCAGGAATGGCTCTGGAATCTGCCGGAGGGCAGTAGCAAAATAAGTTTACCTTTGCAGCCAGGGCGTTACCGCGTAGTGTACCGGTTAAAAACCGCCAGGGCCAGCAAATTCACAGACGTGAAGGATTTTTCCATTAATTCGAATTTGACGACTACGATAAAACTTTTCAATTAA